The Panacibacter microcysteis DNA window AGACCATTGGCAATTTCATCTGTGGAGAGGTTGCTGTTATTGCCTTTGTTCTCATTGCCGGTAACTTTTTTAAGCAGGCCGCCAAGCTGCGCCTGCGATGAAAAGGTAATTGCCGCACTGAATAAAAGAAGCCATAGTTTTTTCATTGTGTTGAGTTTGATGCTGTGTGAGATCAAAATTAGCGGGCAGTGTTTAATGTGGCGGTTAAAGAAAAGGCAAAAAGCTTTTTCATCTTACCATTTTTTTAGTGATTACCTTTTTACTTTTGCTGCCATCATGATCAAAATGTACAAATACGTTTTTCCTGCAATACTCATACTCACACTTGCCGCCTGTGGCAATAATGATCAAAATGCCGGCAACGAAACGGTTGAAGACAATAACAATCCTGCACCACCTGCCATTGCCTACAATATTGTAAAAGTGTATCCGCACGATACCAGTTCGTATACCGAAGGCCTCGTTTGGTACAACAATGAAATGTATGAAAGTGCAGGCAATTACAAAGAAAGCAGGTTGTTTAAAAATGACCTTGCTACCGGAAAAACAACCAAAAGTGTAAAACTGCCTGATGATTTTTTTGGTGAAGGCATTGCTATACTGAATAATAAAATTTACCAGCTTACCTATCGCGAAAACAAAGTGCTGGTGTACGATCTTAAAACATTTCAGAAGATCAAAGAAATGCAGTGGCCGCACGAAGGCTGGGGCATGACAACCGATGGCACACACCTGCTCATCAGCACCGGCAGCAGCAATATTTATTTTGTAAACCCTGACGATTTTAAGATTGTAAAAATGATCGGCGTTACAGATAATTACGGCCCTGTTGGCAGCATTAATGAACTGGAACTGGTAAACAATGTACTTTATGCAAACATCTGGCAAACACAATACATCTATAAGATAGATCCGGAGAGCGGCAGGGTGCTGGGCAAAATGGACCTTACCGGGCTGCTGGCCAAAAGCGGTATTGCCTACAATCCTGCGTTGTACGACAATACAACAGACAATGTACTCAATGGCATTGCGTACGATTCTGTAAAGAACAGCCTGTACATAACAGGTAAAAAATGGCCGGCCACCTTCGAGGTTAAACTGAACTAATTTTTTTTTGAGACAGGCTGCAGTGCTACTATGTGGCTGCTGTTGTGTCACTCACTTGTACGTTCTGCCCTTTATGCAGCAATGGCTGCCTTGCGCTATAAACACAAACACATTTATGTGCCGCTTTACACACCCGTATTTTAAGTACGGTTACAGGCAAATTAGCCTTACTGCCATACCAAATTCAAAATAACTTCGCTATCATTGTCTTTCACAAAATCTGCGAAGTAATGAGTATTAAGTTTCGCCTCACCCTCATGAATTTTTTGCAATTCTTCATTTGGGGTTCCTGGTTAATCTCCCTCAATGTTTACCTCGATAAATCATTACACTTCACCGGCGGACAAATAGGAAGCATTTACGCAACCATGGGCATTGCTTCATTGTTTATGCCCGCCATTATGGGCATTATTGCAGATAAATGGATCAATACAGAGCGGGTGTTTGGCATCTGTCACATCATCAGCGGCTTTTTGCTGTATAAGGCTACAACGGTTACAGACTACGAAAGCGTTTACCTGTATATGTTGCTGAACACGATGTTTTACATGCCCACGATTGCCCTCAATAATACCGTGTCTTACGAAGTGCTGGAGCAAAAACAGTTAACGGCTGTAAAAGATTTTCCGCCCATACGTGTATGGGGTACTGTGGGTTTCATCATTGCTATGTGGATGGTTGACCTGCTGGGGCTCACCAACAGCGCATTGCAGTTGTACATCAGTGCCGGCGCATCTTTGTTACTGGGCGTATATGCTTTCACTATGCCAAAATGCACACCCAAACAATCGAAAGAAAAACGCACCATTGTATCTATGCTCGGCCTCGATGCATTTGTGTTGTTCAGGCAGCAGAAGATGCTCGTGTTTTTTGTGTTCGCCATGTTCCTTGGTGCAGCGTTGCAGATTACGAATACTTTTGGAGGCGCATTTCTTACAGACTTTGGCAGCCAGCCGCAGTATGCCAATTCATTTGCGGTACAGCACCCCAGTATACTCATCTCTATTTCCCAGATTTCTGAAACGCTGTTTATACTGGCTATACCGTTTTTCCTGCAGCGTTTTGGTATAAAGAAAGTAATGCTCATGAGCATAGTTGCATGGGTACTCCGTTTTGGATTATTTGCTTTGGGAGACCCCGGCACAGGCCTGCCCCTGCTCATTCTCTCGATGATTGTTTATGGTATGGCTTTCGACTTCTTCAATATTTCCGGTTCATTGTTCGTAGAGAAAGAAACCAGTATTAAAATACGGGCCAGCGCACAGGGTTTATTTATGGTTATGACGAACGGCATTGGCGCCTACCTCGGTGGCGTTATCAGCGGCTGGATCGTTGATTATTTTACGGTAAACGGCGCAAAAGACTGGCAAAGCATCTGGCTGAGCTTTGCCGCGTATGCACTGGTGCTGGGCATCATATTCCCGGTGGTTTTCAGGTACAGGCACACTCCTGCTGCAGGTAAGATCGGTAAAGCCAAGGCTGTAGACATAACACCGCATTAGCGGATCACAGATCTTTTATGAGATATGTTACCGGTCTTATGCTTCAAAAGCGTAAGACCGGTAACGTGGTAAAAACCGGAACGCCACAGCCGCCATAACAACGGAACGCACAAGTGAGTGACACAACAGGCGATGCCATAACATACTGTTGCCGGTTACATAATATTTCTTTGTATTTCTTAATGTAATCCCAAACCTTCCACAGCGTATCCCCAACTTCAACAGAACGCTTTTTATCAGCCTTACAACCGTTAACTTTGCAAATCTTTTTAAGTGGTCAACCAATTAATTTATGAGTTTATTCAAAAAACAAGCGGCGGAGTTTAAGCAGCGCCATATAGGGCCGGGCGCAGCAGATACTAAAGCAATGCTGGAAACCATTGGCGTTGCAAGCCTGGAAGAACTGATCAATAAAACAGTTCCGCAGGCCATACGCATGCAGCATGCGCTACAATTACCTGAAGCCATTAGTGAGCATGAATACCTGAAACTCATTAAGGAAATGAGTTTAAAGAATAAGACTTTTAAAAATTATATCGGGCAGGGTTATTACGATACCATTACCCCGTCTGTTATTTTGCGTAACATTTTTGAAAACCCGGGATGGTACACGCAATACACACCATACCAGGCAGAGATATCGCAGGGGCGCCTGGAAAGTTTGCTGAACTTCCAGACAATGGTAAGTGACCTTACAGGGTTACCGATAGCCAACGCCTCTTTGCTGGATGAAGCAACGGCCGCAGCAGAAGCAATGGCCATGATCTTTCACCATGTAAACAAAACCGATAGAATCGACAGGCCGAAGTTCTTCGTGGATGAACATGTGTTCCCGCAAACAAAAGATGTATTGCTTACACGCGGCACACCCATAGGTGTTGAACTGGTATATGGCGATTATGCCACCGCGCTTATTGACACCAGCTATTGCGGTGCCATTGTGCAATACCCGAACGATAAAGGTTCAATAGAAGATTATCGTTCTTTTATAAACAAAGTACATGATGCCGGCGGCCATGTAGTGATGGCTACTGACCTGCTGGCGCTGACACTCCTTACCCCTCCCGGCGAATTAGGTGCCGACGTAGCCATCGGCTCTGCACAGCGTTTTGGTGTACCACTGGGTTTTGGTGGTCCGCATGCGGCATTCTTCTCCACCAAAGACGAATTTAAGCGCAATATGCCCGGCCGTATTATAGGCGTAAGCATAGATGCGCAGGGTAACCGCGCATTGCGTATGGCGCTGCAAACAAGGGAACAGCACATTAAACGGGAAAAGGCTACATCTAATATTTGTACGGCACAGGCATTACTGGCAAACATGGCAGCTATGTATGCAGTGTTTCATGGCCCGCAGGGTTTAAAAGATATGGCAGAACGTATTGCCATGCTTACACAAACCGTTGCAGAATCAATTGAAGAAAGAGGTTTTGAACTTTTCAGCGATAACTATTTTGATACGATTACGGTAAAGGTGGATGATGCAAATGCCATTAAGGAAAAAGCAACCCGCCAGCAGATCAACCTGCGTTATATCAGTAACAACCAGGTGGGTATTTCAATAGACGAGACCACAACAGTAGATGATCTTTACGACCTCATCAACTGTTTTGAGAACGATGTTGACCCTGTGGCATTCGATATAGAAGAAGATGATGAGCCGCGCCATATACCAATGGTACTTGCCCGGCAGTCTGCTTATTTAACGCACCCTGTTTTCAATATTCACAGAAGTGAAAGCCAGGTAATGCGCTACATCAAACAACTGGAAAACAAAGACCTTTCGCTGAATACTTCCATGATCTCGCTGGGCTCGTGCACCATGAAGCTGAATGCAGCCAGTGAAATGATACCATTAAGCTGGAGCCATTGGGCAAAAATGCACCCTTTTGCGCCGGCAGAGCAAACACTGGGTTACCAGCAGATGATCAAAGAACTGGGCGACTACCTCTGCGAGATCACTGCATTTGATGCATGCAGCCTGCAACCCAACAGTGGTGCACAGGGCGAGTATGCCGGTTTGCTTACCATTAAAGCATACCATGAAAGCCGTGGGGATCATCACCGCAACGTAATGCTTATTCCAATCTCTGCACATGGCACCAACCCCGCAAGCGCAGTAATGGTGGGCATGAAGGTAGTAGTGGTAAAAGCTTTGGAAAATGGTTATATAGACGTAGAAGACCTGAAGGCAAAAGCTGCATTGCATGCTACCAACCTGGCAGGCATTATGATCACCTACCCAAGTACATATGGTGTATATGAAGAAACCGTAAAAGACATTACACGAATTGTACACGAGTATGGCGGGCAGGTATATATGGACGGCGCCAATATGAACGCACAGGTGGGCCTCACTGCACCTGGTTTAATCGGCGCCGATGTTTGTCACCTCAACCTCCACAAAACATTTGCTATTCCACATGGTGGCGGCGGGCCTGGTATGGGCCCAATCTGTTGTGCAAAACATCTTGCGCCATTTTTACCCGGGCATGTAAGCGAGCAGTCATCCAATGCAGTAAGTGCTGCACCATATGGCTCTGCCTCTATCTTACTCATTTCTTATGGTTATATACGTATGCTTGGCGCCACAGGTGTAAAGGCTGCTACAGAATATGCCATACTCAATGCAAATTATATGCGTGCAAGGCTGGAAGCACACTACGACATACTTTATACCAACCACAACGGCGAATGCGCACATGAGTTTATCGTAGACCTGCGCCCATTCAAGAAAACTGCAGAAGTAGAAGCAGAAGACGTTGCAAAGCGTTTGATGGATTATGGTTTTCATGCGCCAACCATGAGTTTCCCTGTACCCGGTACAATTATGATCGAGCCAACAGAGAGCGAGGACAAGGCCGAGCTGGATCGCTTTTGCGATGCACTCATCAGCATACGCAACGAGATAAAAGCAATAGAAGAAGGCGCGGATAAAAAAGACAACGCATTGAAAAACGCACCACACACACAGGCTGTTATCTGCGCAAATGAATGGAACCATTCTTACACGAGAGAGCAGGCTGCCTTCCCGCTGTATTATGTAACGCTCAATAAATTCTGGCCATCGGTAGCAAGGGTAAACAATACGCATGGTGACAGAAACCTCATTTGCACCTGCGAGCCTGTTAGCAGCTATGCAGAAGAAGAAGCGTGAGGAATGGTAATTTTTACGTAATAAGTTTTAAGTAGTAAGCTATAAGAAAGCTGGTTTCTTTTTGGGAAGCCAGCTTTTATTTTTCATGGCATCGCCTGTTGTGTCACTCACTTGTGCGTTCCGTTGAAATGGCGGCTGCAGCGTTCCCGGTCTGACGGTCCTCCGTCTGACAGCATATTATTCAGTCTAAAACTGTTTATATCTCATAATCTTTTACCTGCGTTAGCAGGTCAGCAGCCTTCATCAACGGCTGCCATTCATTACCGGAAAATAGTAACCTGAACCATTTTTTATTTGCGTTCTCCGCTCTGATATTAAAAAACAACCACAATGCCAGCACAGTAAACAATAACGTAATGGTACACTGAAAGATCA harbors:
- a CDS encoding nucleoside permease; this translates as MSIKFRLTLMNFLQFFIWGSWLISLNVYLDKSLHFTGGQIGSIYATMGIASLFMPAIMGIIADKWINTERVFGICHIISGFLLYKATTVTDYESVYLYMLLNTMFYMPTIALNNTVSYEVLEQKQLTAVKDFPPIRVWGTVGFIIAMWMVDLLGLTNSALQLYISAGASLLLGVYAFTMPKCTPKQSKEKRTIVSMLGLDAFVLFRQQKMLVFFVFAMFLGAALQITNTFGGAFLTDFGSQPQYANSFAVQHPSILISISQISETLFILAIPFFLQRFGIKKVMLMSIVAWVLRFGLFALGDPGTGLPLLILSMIVYGMAFDFFNISGSLFVEKETSIKIRASAQGLFMVMTNGIGAYLGGVISGWIVDYFTVNGAKDWQSIWLSFAAYALVLGIIFPVVFRYRHTPAAGKIGKAKAVDITPH
- a CDS encoding glutaminyl-peptide cyclotransferase gives rise to the protein MWRLKKRQKAFSSYHFFSDYLFTFAAIMIKMYKYVFPAILILTLAACGNNDQNAGNETVEDNNNPAPPAIAYNIVKVYPHDTSSYTEGLVWYNNEMYESAGNYKESRLFKNDLATGKTTKSVKLPDDFFGEGIAILNNKIYQLTYRENKVLVYDLKTFQKIKEMQWPHEGWGMTTDGTHLLISTGSSNIYFVNPDDFKIVKMIGVTDNYGPVGSINELELVNNVLYANIWQTQYIYKIDPESGRVLGKMDLTGLLAKSGIAYNPALYDNTTDNVLNGIAYDSVKNSLYITGKKWPATFEVKLN
- the gcvP gene encoding aminomethyl-transferring glycine dehydrogenase — encoded protein: MSLFKKQAAEFKQRHIGPGAADTKAMLETIGVASLEELINKTVPQAIRMQHALQLPEAISEHEYLKLIKEMSLKNKTFKNYIGQGYYDTITPSVILRNIFENPGWYTQYTPYQAEISQGRLESLLNFQTMVSDLTGLPIANASLLDEATAAAEAMAMIFHHVNKTDRIDRPKFFVDEHVFPQTKDVLLTRGTPIGVELVYGDYATALIDTSYCGAIVQYPNDKGSIEDYRSFINKVHDAGGHVVMATDLLALTLLTPPGELGADVAIGSAQRFGVPLGFGGPHAAFFSTKDEFKRNMPGRIIGVSIDAQGNRALRMALQTREQHIKREKATSNICTAQALLANMAAMYAVFHGPQGLKDMAERIAMLTQTVAESIEERGFELFSDNYFDTITVKVDDANAIKEKATRQQINLRYISNNQVGISIDETTTVDDLYDLINCFENDVDPVAFDIEEDDEPRHIPMVLARQSAYLTHPVFNIHRSESQVMRYIKQLENKDLSLNTSMISLGSCTMKLNAASEMIPLSWSHWAKMHPFAPAEQTLGYQQMIKELGDYLCEITAFDACSLQPNSGAQGEYAGLLTIKAYHESRGDHHRNVMLIPISAHGTNPASAVMVGMKVVVVKALENGYIDVEDLKAKAALHATNLAGIMITYPSTYGVYEETVKDITRIVHEYGGQVYMDGANMNAQVGLTAPGLIGADVCHLNLHKTFAIPHGGGGPGMGPICCAKHLAPFLPGHVSEQSSNAVSAAPYGSASILLISYGYIRMLGATGVKAATEYAILNANYMRARLEAHYDILYTNHNGECAHEFIVDLRPFKKTAEVEAEDVAKRLMDYGFHAPTMSFPVPGTIMIEPTESEDKAELDRFCDALISIRNEIKAIEEGADKKDNALKNAPHTQAVICANEWNHSYTREQAAFPLYYVTLNKFWPSVARVNNTHGDRNLICTCEPVSSYAEEEA